One Chitinophaga varians DNA window includes the following coding sequences:
- a CDS encoding lipopolysaccharide biosynthesis protein, whose translation MQVANRVILNTGALYGRMLITIFISLFATRLVLNILGAADYGLFNLISGVIAMLSFLNIAMTISTQRYMSFHLGTKDGHKLKLVFNASVLLHFILGLAMVLLFEVAGGYLFDHVLNYPADRTMAAKLIFQFMVVSAFFTIISVPYDATLIAQENMVTVAILGVVESLGKLLIALVLQYTGYDKLIVYGGLMTLLTVLLLLFKQVYCAMKYKESRIAIRRYADRQLLKEMFAYAGWNMFGAGSVVARNQGLALLLNVFFGTVVNAAYGIANQVNAQLSYFSVTMLRALNPQIIKSEGSGDRPRMLRLAMIASKFSFFLLSFLAIPMMIEMPFVLQCWLKQVPEYTVIMCRLIVIATLINQLSAGIQVAVQSVGKIRKYQVVVSTMVLLNLPVAWLLLKAGWPAASVLVSAIVIEVLSGAYRIMAAERIAGLSPLLYVKQVVVRSVAPVLLAATLAYIPQWCMSEGFIRLGGTTLVSILAMTASAWLIGLTQEEVTKIEQLFSRVFSKLQARMPVLKQN comes from the coding sequence ATGCAGGTAGCAAACAGGGTGATATTAAATACCGGCGCACTTTACGGGCGAATGCTCATTACCATTTTCATTTCATTGTTCGCCACCAGACTGGTGCTGAACATATTGGGCGCGGCCGATTACGGGTTGTTTAACCTGATCAGCGGGGTGATTGCCATGTTGTCATTTCTGAACATTGCTATGACCATCAGCACGCAACGCTATATGTCGTTTCACCTCGGTACAAAAGACGGCCACAAATTAAAGCTGGTATTTAACGCCAGCGTATTGCTGCATTTTATACTGGGGCTGGCTATGGTGTTGCTGTTTGAAGTGGCAGGCGGCTACCTGTTTGATCATGTGTTGAATTACCCGGCAGACCGGACCATGGCGGCGAAGCTCATCTTTCAGTTCATGGTTGTCAGCGCATTCTTTACTATCATATCCGTGCCTTATGACGCCACGCTGATAGCGCAGGAGAACATGGTGACGGTGGCCATACTGGGTGTTGTTGAATCCCTGGGAAAACTGCTGATAGCCTTAGTCCTGCAATATACCGGTTACGATAAACTGATCGTGTACGGCGGCCTCATGACTTTACTCACAGTATTACTGCTGCTGTTCAAGCAGGTGTATTGCGCCATGAAGTACAAGGAAAGCAGGATCGCTATCCGGCGGTACGCCGACCGGCAATTGCTGAAAGAGATGTTTGCCTACGCAGGATGGAATATGTTTGGCGCCGGCAGTGTGGTTGCCCGTAACCAGGGGCTGGCATTACTGCTGAATGTATTCTTCGGCACCGTCGTAAATGCGGCTTATGGCATCGCCAACCAGGTAAATGCCCAACTGAGTTATTTCTCGGTGACCATGTTAAGGGCGTTGAACCCGCAGATCATAAAAAGCGAAGGCAGTGGCGACCGGCCCCGGATGCTTCGCCTGGCCATGATCGCCAGCAAGTTCTCTTTTTTCCTGTTGAGTTTCCTGGCTATTCCTATGATGATAGAAATGCCCTTTGTATTACAATGCTGGTTAAAGCAAGTGCCGGAGTATACTGTGATCATGTGCCGCTTAATTGTTATTGCCACGCTTATAAATCAACTATCTGCCGGGATACAGGTGGCAGTGCAGTCTGTTGGAAAGATAAGGAAATACCAGGTGGTGGTCAGTACAATGGTATTGCTAAACCTTCCCGTTGCCTGGCTGCTGCTCAAAGCCGGCTGGCCGGCTGCCTCAGTACTGGTGAGTGCCATCGTTATAGAGGTGTTGAGCGGGGCTTACAGGATCATGGCGGCCGAAAGAATAGCGGGACTGTCTCCGCTGCTGTATGTAAAACAGGTGGTCGTCCGCTCAGTAGCACCGGTGTTGCTGGCTGCGACACTGGCATACATACCGCAGTGGTGCATGTCTGAGGGATTTATACGGTTGGGAGGAACGACGCTGGTGAGCATACTGGCCATGACCGCCAGCGCGTGGCTGATCGGGCTGACGCAGGAAGAGGTGACCAAAATAGAACAACTATTCAGCCGCGTCTTTTCAAAACTACAGGCAAGGATGCCGGTATTAAAACAGAACTAA
- a CDS encoding glycosyltransferase family 4 protein — MHILFFTDISPFPQNGGERIRSYYLIKALSQLGYEVIAVVRNVEKADLKSYHLPNVTYYTYETKDFDLLTRITGKQYFQRSPAILEMFRKICQDYPIAVAFLDYGFVGHYISFFESRHIRVVLGTHNAQPMITWQLPSANILDRVRKLQLFSMEKLHERLYFNKAAAVLVVSDDDHAYHTRFLPERKVFTVPNFLDQADYRLSGKKQQRVLVMTANFGVYMNFAGLKWFIENVWDEELAARYDLWLVGRGSKEALKRITGREEYQNIVAFGKVDDVKWYISVASAVIIPLIHGSGTRLKCLEAMALKTPVIATSKGVEGVKSKHFIVADEPAAFKQSLLKFDDTKDNGALLQQDFQREYSLEVNKQRLHQIINYALRGKMQVYGQPA, encoded by the coding sequence ATGCACATACTATTTTTTACGGATATTTCGCCCTTCCCGCAGAACGGAGGAGAGAGGATCAGGAGTTATTACCTGATCAAGGCCTTGTCGCAGCTTGGATACGAGGTCATTGCAGTAGTGCGGAACGTGGAAAAAGCAGACCTGAAGTCTTATCATCTTCCTAACGTCACTTATTATACTTATGAAACAAAGGATTTTGACCTGTTGACCCGTATAACCGGTAAACAATATTTCCAGCGGTCACCAGCCATATTGGAAATGTTCAGAAAGATATGCCAGGATTATCCCATCGCTGTGGCTTTCCTCGACTACGGGTTTGTGGGGCACTACATTTCTTTCTTTGAATCGAGGCATATCAGGGTGGTGCTGGGCACGCATAATGCGCAGCCAATGATCACCTGGCAGCTGCCCTCGGCCAATATACTGGACAGGGTCCGTAAACTGCAGTTGTTCAGCATGGAGAAACTGCACGAGCGCCTGTACTTTAATAAGGCTGCGGCAGTATTGGTGGTGAGCGACGATGACCACGCTTATCATACCCGGTTCCTGCCCGAAAGAAAAGTATTTACAGTGCCCAATTTTCTTGACCAGGCGGATTATCGCCTCTCCGGGAAAAAACAACAACGGGTACTGGTAATGACCGCCAACTTCGGTGTATACATGAATTTTGCCGGCCTTAAATGGTTCATAGAAAATGTTTGGGATGAAGAGCTGGCGGCCCGGTACGACCTGTGGCTGGTGGGCCGGGGATCGAAGGAAGCGCTCAAACGCATCACCGGCAGAGAGGAGTATCAGAATATAGTGGCCTTTGGGAAAGTGGATGATGTGAAGTGGTACATCTCCGTGGCCAGCGCCGTGATCATCCCCCTGATACATGGCAGCGGCACTCGGCTGAAATGCCTGGAAGCCATGGCGCTCAAAACGCCTGTTATCGCTACCAGCAAGGGAGTGGAAGGCGTAAAGAGCAAACACTTCATCGTAGCTGATGAGCCGGCGGCCTTTAAACAGTCACTGCTCAAATTCGATGACACTAAAGACAACGGCGCCCTGCTGCAGCAGGATTTTCAGCGGGAATACAGCCTGGAAGTGAATAAACAGCGTTTGCATCAGATTATTAACTACGCCTTGCGCGGAAAAATGCAGGTTTATGGTCAACCGGCTTAA